A single window of Malus sylvestris chromosome 5, drMalSylv7.2, whole genome shotgun sequence DNA harbors:
- the LOC126624167 gene encoding uncharacterized protein LOC126624167: MTIGSCFSPLFRRKPSGIKAMKDTKGAKSLPAKQKNASGRGVPKDRSCGDSANEIRMTELRKKITIFRDIIDLPACDASAAITEMVMRLMGDLQKLFPEIVLHKQLSEIEEASIEKVLPPSARH, from the exons ATGACTATCGGAAGCTGTTTCAGTCCATTGTTTCGTCGTAAACCTTCTGGAATTAAG GCAATGAAAGACACCAAGGGGGCTAAGAGTCTGCCTGCGAAACAGAAGAACGCTTCTGGGAGAGGCGTGCCAAAAGATAGGTCTTGCGGAGATTCAGCCAACGAGATTCGGATGACCGAACTCCGGAAGAAGATCACCATCTTCAGAGACATCATCGACCTACCAGCATGTGATGCTTCTGCTGCAATAACTGAG ATGGTAATGAGGTTGATGGGAGATCTACAGAAGCTTTTCCCTGAAATTGTGCTGCATAAACAATTATCGGAAATAGAGGAAGCATCTATAGAAAAG GTCCTGCCTCCTTCTGCAAGGCATTGA
- the LOC126624165 gene encoding uncharacterized protein LOC126624165 isoform X2, with product MSSSRRVYKQLQEQQQRLLAQQAELANLEEGGSGGGDEAFFMEEDEDDHHRRQKASHSRLVMEAVGQIAKPRRVANLDRKREKRGLIPEQKITASLRMLAYGASADQVDEIARMGKTTVLESLMRFCSAIEALYTKEYLQTPTPRDMRRLLRKGEMRGFPGMIGSMDCMHWTWKNCPSAWQGAYGNRKGAKSIILEAVASFDTWIWHAFFGVPGAQNDLNVLAQSPVFDELLQGNSPRCTYTINGTQYEGSYYLAYGIYPRWSTFVKTVPHPQTEKEKHFAKCQEGCRKDVERCFGILQARWAIIRAAARMFDVEALRSIMMTCIILHNMIVEDEYDYDGVDEYEPDPMNNSRTRIYCAHDGTEDPVQHEPLERDGRYNELIVQRYTNVQEPYWHVTRQNDLIEHQWGLHEGEDN from the exons atgtcttcttcaagaagggtgtataaacagttgcaggagcaacaacaaaggttgttggcacaacaggcagaattggccaatctcgaggaaggtggaagtggaggtggagatgaggctttcttcatggaggaggatgaggatgatcaccatagaaggcagaaggcctcacattcccgccTTGTCATGGAAGCCGTGGGTCAGATAGCCAAACCAAGACGTGTTGCAAACctcgatagaaaaagggaaaaacgag gtcttattcccgagcaaaaaattacggcatccttgcgaatgcttgcatatggagcatctgcagatcaagtggatgagatcgcgaggatgggaaaaacaactgttttggagtccctgatgcgtttttgctctgcaattgaaGCCCTCTACACCAAAGAGTACCTCCAGACACCCACGCCAAGGGACATGCGAAGGCTtctgaggaagggtgagatgcgaggcttccctggcatgattggaagcatggactgcatgcattggacttggaaaaactgtccaagtgcgtggCAAGGAGCATATGGCAACAGAAAAGGAGCCAAAAgcatcattttggaagcggtggcttcatttgatacatggatttggcatgctttttttggtgttccaggagctcagaatgacttaaatgtccttgcccaatccccagtgttcgacgaactgctgcaaggaaactcgccgagatgcacatataccattaatggtacccaatacgagggatcatactaccttgcatatggcatttacccaaggtggtcaacatttgtcaaaacagtgccacatccacagactgaaaaggaaaaacactttgcaaaatgtcaagaagggtgtaggaaggatgtcgagcgttgttttggtatcctacaagctcgttgggcgattatcagggctgcagctagaatgtttgatgtcgaggctcttcgatccatcatgatgacgtgtattattctccacaacatgattgttgaagatgagtatgattatgatggcgtcgatgaatatgagccggatccgatgaacaactcaagaacacgtatctatTGTGCTCATGATGGGACCGAAGATCCAGTGCAACACGAGCCGTTGGAAcgcgatggacgttacaatgaattgatcgttcAACGTTACACTAATgtgcaagagccatactggcacgtaacccgccagaatgacttgattgagcaccagtggggattgcatgaaggcgaagataattag
- the LOC126624160 gene encoding polyphenol oxidase latent form, chloroplastic-like gives MASSPLPSTSTVAALHSTTTTTPFRSPLFPNKYQTPLQRKPKQCLAGRVHCKATKGDNENLDQGLARLDRRNMLIGLGAGGLYGAAGNPFAFAAPVSAPDLTTCGPADKPDGSTIDCCPPTTTTIIDFKLPDRGPLRTRLAAQDVAKNPAYLAKYKKAIELMRALPDDDPRSFAQQAKVHCSYCDGGYPQVGYSDLEIQVHYCWLFFPFHRWYLYFYEKIMGELIGDPTFALPFWNWDAPAGMYIPEIFTDTSSSLYDQYRNAAHQPPKLLDFNYSGTDDDVDDATQIKENLTTMYQQMVSKATSHRLFFGEPYSAGDDPSPGAGNIESIPHNNIHFWTGDPTQTNGEDMGAFYSSGRDPLFYSHHSNVDRMWSIYKDKLGGTDIEKTDWLDTEFLFYDEKKNLVRVKVCDSLDTKKLGYVYDEKVPIPWLKSKPTARKSTNKRKAAVSSSDLTTTFPATLSNTISVEVTRPSATKRTTAQKKAQDEVLVIKGIEFAGNETVKFDVYVNDDADSLAGKDKSEFAGSFVHVPHKHKKNIKTNLRLSITSLLEELDAETDSSLVVTLVPKVGKGPITIGGFSIELINTT, from the coding sequence ATGGCTTCATCTCCATTACCATCAACTTCTACAGTGGCCGCCCTGCactccaccaccacaaccacccCCTTCCGCTCTCCTTTATTCCCAAACAAGTACCAGACTCCATTGCAACGAAAACCCAAACAATGCCTTGCAGGCAGAGTGCACTGCAAAGCAACAAAAGGTGACAATGAAAACCTAGACCAGGGCCTAGCAAGACTCGACAGGAGGAACATGCTGATAGGTTTAGGTGCCGGGGGTCTCTACGGTGCAGCAGGAAACCCATTTGCTTTTGCAGCACCGGTATCCGCCCCAGATCTGACCACGTGTGGTCCTGCCGACAAGCCAGACGGGTCCACCATCGATTGTTGCCCACCCACCACGACAACCATCATCGACTTCAAACTCCCTGACCGAGGCCCACTCCGCACTAGGCTCGCTGCCCAGGACGTTGCAAAAAACCCTGCATACTTGGCCAAATACAAAAAGGCCATCGAGCTGATGCGGGCACTTCCAGACGACGACCCGCGCAGTTTCGCCCAACAGGCCAAAGTCCACTGCTCTTACTGCGATGGTGGATACCCACAAGTCGGATATTCAGATTTGGAGATCCAAGTTCACTATTGTTGGCTCTTCTTCCCGTTCCATCGTTGGTACCTCTACTTCTACGAGAAAATCATGGGGGAGCTCATTGGGGACCCAACCTTCGCCCTCCCCTTCTGGAACTGGGACGCACCAGCTGGAATGTACATTCCTGAGATTTTCACCGATACGTCGTCATCCCTCTACGACCAGTATAGAAATGCAGCGCATCAGCCCCCGAAGCTCCTAGACTTTAATTACAGCGGGACCGACGATGACGTCGACGACGCAACACAAATCAAAGAGAACTTGACAACAATGTACCAGCAGATGGTGTCAAAGGCCACTTCTCACAGACTCTTTTTCGGAGAGCCCTACAGCGCAGGGGACGACCCAAGTCCTGGTGCCGGAAACATTGAGAGCATTCCCCATAACAATATTCACTTTTGGACTGGCGACCCAACCCAGACAAACGGGGAGGACATGGGGGCTTTTTACTCTTCGGGGAGGGATCCGCTGTTTTACTCCCATCATTCCAACGTCGACCGCATGTGGTCTATATATAAAGATAAGTTAGGAGGTACGGACATAGAAAAGACCGACTGGCTGGACACGGAGTTCTTGTTTTACGATGAGAAAAAGAATCTCGTTCGCGTAAAGGTTTGTGACTCGCTCGACACAAAAAAACTCGGGTATGTGTACGATGAGAAAGTCCCGATCCCGTGGCTGAAGTCGAAGCCGACGGCTCGTAAGTCGACGAATAAGAGAAAGGCTGCAGTTTCATCTTCTGATCTTACTACAACGTTCCCTGCTACACTGTCGAATACAATCAGCGTCGAAGTGACGAGGCCGTCTGCGACAAAGCGAACAACTGCCCAGAAGAAGGCTCAGGACGAGGTGCTGGTGATTAAGGGGATTGAGTTTGCCGGGAATGAGACTGTGAAGTTCGATGTGTATGTGAACGATGACGCGGACTCACTGGCCGGGAAAGACAAGTCGGAGTTTGCTGGGAGTTTTGTTCACGTGCCGCATAagcataagaaaaatattaagacAAACCTGCGGCTGAGCATTACAAGCTTGTTGGAGGAGTTGGATGCGGAGACAGACAGCAGTTTAGTGGTGACTTTGGTGCCGAAAGTTGGGAAGGGGCCAATCACCATTGGAGGGTTTAGCATTGAGCTCATTAATACTACCTAA
- the LOC126624165 gene encoding uncharacterized protein LOC126624165 isoform X1: protein MSSSRRVYKQLQEQQQRLLAQQAELANLEEGGSGGGDEAFFMEEDEDDHHRRQKASHSRLVMEAVGQIAKPRRVANLDRKREKREDAFHVLGLIPEQKITASLRMLAYGASADQVDEIARMGKTTVLESLMRFCSAIEALYTKEYLQTPTPRDMRRLLRKGEMRGFPGMIGSMDCMHWTWKNCPSAWQGAYGNRKGAKSIILEAVASFDTWIWHAFFGVPGAQNDLNVLAQSPVFDELLQGNSPRCTYTINGTQYEGSYYLAYGIYPRWSTFVKTVPHPQTEKEKHFAKCQEGCRKDVERCFGILQARWAIIRAAARMFDVEALRSIMMTCIILHNMIVEDEYDYDGVDEYEPDPMNNSRTRIYCAHDGTEDPVQHEPLERDGRYNELIVQRYTNVQEPYWHVTRQNDLIEHQWGLHEGEDN, encoded by the exons atgtcttcttcaagaagggtgtataaacagttgcaggagcaacaacaaaggttgttggcacaacaggcagaattggccaatctcgaggaaggtggaagtggaggtggagatgaggctttcttcatggaggaggatgaggatgatcaccatagaaggcagaaggcctcacattcccgccTTGTCATGGAAGCCGTGGGTCAGATAGCCAAACCAAGACGTGTTGCAAACctcgatagaaaaagggaaaaacgag aggatgcttttcatgttctaggtcttattcccgagcaaaaaattacggcatccttgcgaatgcttgcatatggagcatctgcagatcaagtggatgagatcgcgaggatgggaaaaacaactgttttggagtccctgatgcgtttttgctctgcaattgaaGCCCTCTACACCAAAGAGTACCTCCAGACACCCACGCCAAGGGACATGCGAAGGCTtctgaggaagggtgagatgcgaggcttccctggcatgattggaagcatggactgcatgcattggacttggaaaaactgtccaagtgcgtggCAAGGAGCATATGGCAACAGAAAAGGAGCCAAAAgcatcattttggaagcggtggcttcatttgatacatggatttggcatgctttttttggtgttccaggagctcagaatgacttaaatgtccttgcccaatccccagtgttcgacgaactgctgcaaggaaactcgccgagatgcacatataccattaatggtacccaatacgagggatcatactaccttgcatatggcatttacccaaggtggtcaacatttgtcaaaacagtgccacatccacagactgaaaaggaaaaacactttgcaaaatgtcaagaagggtgtaggaaggatgtcgagcgttgttttggtatcctacaagctcgttgggcgattatcagggctgcagctagaatgtttgatgtcgaggctcttcgatccatcatgatgacgtgtattattctccacaacatgattgttgaagatgagtatgattatgatggcgtcgatgaatatgagccggatccgatgaacaactcaagaacacgtatctatTGTGCTCATGATGGGACCGAAGATCCAGTGCAACACGAGCCGTTGGAAcgcgatggacgttacaatgaattgatcgttcAACGTTACACTAATgtgcaagagccatactggcacgtaacccgccagaatgacttgattgagcaccagtggggattgcatgaaggcgaagataattag
- the LOC126624163 gene encoding polyphenol oxidase latent form, chloroplastic-like, translating into MSSSPLPTSTMATLHSTTTTLFRSPLFPNKSQTPLQRKPKQCLAGRVRCKTTKGDNDNLDQGLARLDRRNMLIGLGAGGLYGAVGNPFAFAAPVSAPDLTTCGPANKPDGSTIDCCPPTTTTIIDFELPDSGPLRTRPAAQDVANDPEYLAKYKKAVELMRALPDDDPRSHAQQAMVHCSYCDGGYPQVGYSDLEIQVHYCWLFFPFHRWYLYFYEKIMGELIGDPTFALPFWNWDAPAGMYIPEIFIDTSSSLYDQYRNAAHQPPKLLDLNYGGTDDDVDDATRIKENLTTMYKQMVSNATSHRLFYGEPYSAGDEPSPGAGNIETTPHNNIHLWAGDPTQTNGEDMGTFYSAARDPLFYSHHSNVDRMWYIYKDKLGGTDIENTDWLDAEFLFYDEKKNLVRVKVRDSLDTKKLGYVYDENVSIPWLESKPTTRKSTNKRKAAVSSSDLSTTFPATLSDIISVEVTRPSTTKRTAAQKKAQDEVLVIKGIEFAGNETVKFDVYVNDDADSLAGKDKSEFAGSFVHVPHKHKKNIKTNLRLSITSLLEELDAETDNSLVVTLVPKVGKGPITIGGFSIELINTT; encoded by the coding sequence ATGTCTTCATCTCCCTTACCAACTTCTACAATGGCCACCCTGCACTCCACCACAACCACCCTCTTCCGCTCTCCTTTATTCCCAAACAAGTCCCAGACTCCACTGCAACGAAAACCCAAACAATGCCTTGCGGGTAGAGTGCGCTGCAAAACAACAAAAGGTGACAATGATAACCTAGATCAGGGCCTAGCAAGACTCGACAGGAGGAACATGCTGATAGGTTTAGGCGCCGGGGGTCTCTACGGTGCGGTAGGAAACCCATTTGCTTTTGCCGCACCAGTATCCGCCCCAGACTTGACCACGTGTGGCCCTGCCAACAAGCCAGACGGGTCCACCATCGATTGTTGCCCACCTACCACCACGACCATCATCGACTTTGAACTCCCTGACTCAGGCCCACTCCGCACTAGGCCCGCTGCTCAGGACGTTGCAAATGACCCTGAATACTTGGCCAAATACAAAAAGGCCGTCGAGCTGATGCGGGCACTTCCAGACGACGACCCGCGCAGTCACGCACAACAGGCGATGGTACACTGCTCATACTGCGACGGTGGATACCCACAAGTCGGATATTCGGATTTGGAGATCCAAGTTCACTATTGTTGGCTCTTCTTCCCGTTCCATCGTTGGTACCTCTATTTCTACGAGAAAATCATGGGCGAGCTCATTGGGGACCCAACCTTCGCCCTTCCGTTCTGGAATTGGGACGCGCCAGCTGGCATGTACATTCCTGAGATTTTCATCGATACGTCATCATCCCTCTACGACCAGTACAGAAATGCAGCGCATCAGCCCCCAAAGCTCCTGGACTTGAATTATGGCGGGACTGACGATGACGTCGATGACGCGACACGAATCAAAGAAAACCTAACAACGATGTACAAGCAGATGGTGTCGAATGCCACTTCTCACAGACTCTTCTACGGAGAGCCCTATAGCGCAGGGGACGAACCAAGTCCTGGTGCCGGAAACATTGAGACCACTCCCCATAACAATATTCACCTTTGGGCTGGTGACCCAACCCAGACAAACGGGGAGGACATGGGGACATTTTACTCTGCGGCGAGGGATCCACTGTTTTACTCTCACCATTCCAACGTGGACCGCATGTggtatatatataaagataagTTGGGTGGTACGGACATAGAAAATACCGATTGGCTGGACGCAGAGTTCTTGTTTTACGACGAGAAAAAGAATCTCGTGCGCGTCAAGGTTCGGGACTCGCTCGACACGAAAAAACTCGGGTATGTGTACGACGAGAATGTCTCGATCCCATGGCTGGAGTCAAAGCCGACGACTCGTAAGTCAACAAATAAGAGAAAGGCTGCGGTTTCATCTTCTGATCTTTCTACAACGTTCCCTGCTACACTATCAGATATAATCAGCGTCGAGGTGACGAGGCCGTCTACGACGAAACGGACAGCTGCCCAGAAGAAGGCGCAGGATGAGGTACTGGTGATTAAGGGGATTGAGTTTGCCGGGAATGAAACTGTGAAGTTCGACGTGTATGTGAACGATGATGCGGACTCACTGGCCGGGAAAGACAAGTCGGAGTTTGCTGGGAGTTTTGTTCACGTGCCGCATAAGCATAAGAAGAATATTAAGACAAACCTGCGGCTGAGCATTACAAGCTTGTTGGAAGAGTTGGATGCGGAGACAGACAACAGTTTGGTAGTGACTTTGGTGCCGAAAGTTGGGAAGGGGCCAATCACCATCGGAGGGTTTAGCATTGAGCTCATTAATACTACCTGA